One region of Hymenobacter sediminicola genomic DNA includes:
- the hemF gene encoding oxygen-dependent coproporphyrinogen oxidase: MYSSAPETLLSPRTLVENWMRQFQDWLCHRLETADGSGAKFSEDLWQHAGGGGGRTRVFQHGNVLEKGGVAFSAVWGEMSEPAARQLLMPDPRYFATGVSVVQHPRSPMVPISHMNVRYFEAGNGEAWFGGGLDLTPIYVDEQQARWFHQQIWEVCQRHDESYYPRFKQWADDYFYLTHRQETRGIGGIFFDRLTVGKDGSFEELFAFVQDVGEVYGRAYGTIMRQNAALPYTEQQKQWQLVRRGRYAEFNLAIDRGTRFGLETGGRTESILMSLPPQAEWHYNLTPELGSAEAATQAWLRKGVDWFTDVSVV; the protein is encoded by the coding sequence ATGTATAGCTCTGCTCCCGAAACCCTTCTTTCTCCGCGCACTTTAGTAGAAAACTGGATGCGCCAGTTTCAGGACTGGCTCTGCCACCGGCTGGAAACGGCCGACGGCAGCGGCGCGAAATTCAGCGAGGACTTGTGGCAGCATGCCGGTGGGGGAGGAGGCCGTACCCGCGTGTTTCAGCACGGCAATGTGCTGGAGAAAGGCGGAGTGGCCTTCTCGGCAGTATGGGGTGAGATGAGCGAGCCAGCGGCCCGGCAACTGCTCATGCCCGACCCGCGCTACTTCGCCACCGGTGTGTCGGTGGTGCAGCACCCGCGCAGCCCCATGGTGCCGATTTCGCACATGAACGTGCGCTATTTTGAGGCCGGCAACGGCGAGGCTTGGTTTGGCGGCGGCCTGGATCTGACTCCGATTTACGTGGACGAGCAGCAAGCCCGCTGGTTTCATCAGCAAATCTGGGAGGTGTGCCAGCGCCACGATGAAAGCTATTACCCACGCTTCAAGCAATGGGCCGACGACTACTTCTACCTCACCCACCGCCAGGAAACGCGCGGCATCGGCGGTATCTTCTTCGACCGCCTCACCGTGGGCAAAGACGGCTCGTTTGAGGAGTTGTTCGCCTTCGTGCAGGATGTAGGCGAAGTTTATGGCCGGGCGTACGGCACCATCATGCGCCAGAATGCCGCCCTGCCCTACACCGAGCAGCAGAAACAGTGGCAGCTGGTGCGGCGCGGCCGCTATGCCGAGTTCAACCTGGCCATCGACCGAGGCACGCGCTTCGGGCTGGAAACCGGCGGCCGCACCGAAAGCATCCTGATGAGCTTACCGCCCCAGGCCGAGTGGCACTACAACCTCACGCCTGAGCTTGGTTCGGCAGAAGCCGCTACCCAGGCCTGGCTGCGCAAAGGTGTCGATTGGTTCACCGACGTTTCCGTGGTATAG
- a CDS encoding FixH family protein — protein MTTSDSTAKRSIWPYAIIATFVLFAAYIGYMVQQAMRSSVDLVSTDYYQQELAYQQRMETEARTAALPAPVDLRYEAAAQRLTVQLPAALAGKAVLGNIRFFRPSNQKLDFSLPLQPNADLQQHINTSKMQPGHWRVRLDFTADQQAYFVEKKISF, from the coding sequence ATGACTACTTCTGATTCTACTGCCAAGCGCAGCATCTGGCCCTACGCCATCATTGCCACGTTCGTGCTGTTTGCGGCCTACATCGGCTACATGGTGCAGCAGGCTATGCGTAGCAGCGTAGACCTGGTCAGCACCGACTATTACCAGCAGGAGCTGGCCTACCAGCAGCGCATGGAAACCGAGGCGCGCACAGCCGCCCTGCCCGCCCCCGTCGACCTGCGCTACGAAGCCGCCGCCCAGCGCCTGACCGTGCAACTGCCGGCGGCCCTGGCCGGGAAAGCCGTGCTGGGCAACATCCGGTTTTTCCGGCCCTCCAATCAGAAGCTGGATTTCAGCCTGCCTTTGCAGCCCAATGCCGACCTGCAGCAGCATATCAACACCAGCAAAATGCAGCCCGGCCACTGGCGGGTGCGCCTGGATTTCACGGCCGACCAGCAGGCGTATTTCGTGGAGAAGAAAATCAGCTTCTAG
- a CDS encoding sulfite exporter TauE/SafE family protein has protein sequence MLWAGFLFGLLGSFHCVGMCGAIALALPGASGTGTSWRYVGGRLLYNLGRTTTYATLGAGAGLLGQGLRLAGVQQSLSVASGVLILLLVAVPECYTARLADALGFSRPLAWVKNTLARLFQRPSLSALYTTGLLNGLLPCGLVYLALAGALSAPGVMGAAAYMVCFGLGTLPLMLGLSLSGQLVPLVWRTRMRQAVPYAASVLALLFIVRGLGLGIPYLSPQLPAAAVPAATARPHTVHYCH, from the coding sequence ATGCTTTGGGCCGGCTTTCTGTTCGGGTTACTGGGTAGCTTTCACTGCGTGGGCATGTGCGGGGCCATTGCGTTGGCGCTGCCTGGCGCCAGTGGCACCGGCACTTCGTGGCGCTACGTGGGCGGGCGGCTACTCTACAACCTGGGCCGCACCACCACCTATGCTACACTGGGCGCCGGCGCCGGCCTGCTAGGGCAGGGGCTGCGGCTGGCCGGCGTGCAGCAAAGTCTGTCAGTAGCCTCCGGGGTGCTGATTCTGCTGCTGGTGGCCGTGCCGGAGTGCTACACCGCCCGGCTGGCCGATGCGCTGGGTTTCAGCCGGCCACTGGCCTGGGTGAAAAACACACTGGCCCGCCTGTTTCAGCGGCCGTCGCTGTCGGCACTTTATACTACCGGCCTGCTGAACGGGCTGCTGCCCTGCGGGCTGGTGTATCTGGCCCTGGCCGGCGCGCTTAGCGCCCCAGGCGTAATGGGCGCGGCCGCCTACATGGTCTGCTTCGGGCTGGGTACGCTGCCCCTGATGCTGGGCCTTTCGTTGAGCGGGCAGCTGGTGCCGCTGGTGTGGCGCACCCGCATGCGGCAGGCCGTGCCCTACGCGGCTTCGGTGCTGGCGCTGCTCTTTATTGTGCGCGGACTGGGGCTGGGCATTCCCTATCTGAGCCCTCAGCTTCCGGCCGCTGCCGTGCCCGCCGCCACTGCCCGGCCGCACACCGTGCACTACTGCCACTAG
- a CDS encoding universal stress protein, with translation MKTILVPLDHTAAAEHTLAYVNKLAVRWPAEVVLLCCIPATDIGQSAADLAAEEQRLRSLVERLRYQQLTRQDGRRIKYRYRVLSGCLHDHVRAEASACAADLLVMGLEHIDCGRQEAPGNHAAAITELVSCPVLVVPPGRRALPSRLVFSADFASLHLNVLPRLSALESAFPGDVDLVQFYPPAARGQRRQLKQALSRASTQLTWTTITPHLLEDDAPLEAVSEFCARTQAQLLVIAPTSSAQLLQYFDSCYTTTRAYHTQIPVLVLRTAERPPSAACCDRCAERLEQEQRKVVLPNYHAVHWA, from the coding sequence ATGAAAACCATTCTCGTCCCTCTTGACCACACGGCTGCGGCCGAACACACCCTCGCCTATGTCAACAAGCTGGCCGTGCGCTGGCCGGCGGAAGTCGTGCTGCTGTGCTGCATTCCCGCTACGGATATCGGCCAATCCGCCGCCGACCTGGCCGCCGAGGAACAGCGTCTGCGAAGCCTAGTGGAGCGCCTGCGCTACCAGCAGCTCACCCGCCAGGACGGGCGCCGCATCAAGTACCGCTACCGGGTGCTCAGCGGCTGCCTCCACGACCATGTACGGGCCGAAGCCAGCGCCTGCGCCGCCGACCTGCTGGTGATGGGCCTTGAGCACATTGACTGCGGCCGCCAAGAAGCGCCTGGCAACCACGCCGCCGCCATTACGGAGCTGGTAAGCTGCCCGGTACTGGTGGTGCCGCCCGGCCGCCGGGCTCTGCCCAGCCGCTTGGTTTTCTCCGCCGATTTTGCGTCTCTGCATCTAAACGTGCTGCCCCGGCTTTCGGCCCTGGAAAGTGCCTTCCCTGGCGATGTAGACCTAGTGCAGTTCTATCCGCCTGCGGCGCGGGGGCAGCGCCGCCAGCTGAAACAGGCCCTGAGTCGCGCCAGCACTCAGCTCACCTGGACCACTATTACGCCCCACCTGCTCGAAGACGATGCACCGCTGGAAGCCGTGAGTGAGTTTTGTGCCCGTACGCAGGCCCAGCTGCTCGTGATAGCGCCTACCAGCAGTGCCCAGCTGCTCCAGTATTTCGACTCGTGCTACACCACTACCCGCGCCTACCACACCCAGATTCCGGTGCTGGTACTGCGCACGGCGGAGCGCCCACCCAGCGCCGCCTGCTGCGACCGATGCGCCGAACGGCTGGAGCAGGAGCAGCGCAAGGTGGTGCTACCCAACTACCACGCCGTGCATTGGGCTTAA